The proteins below are encoded in one region of Tomitella fengzijianii:
- a CDS encoding flavin-containing monooxygenase, with translation MTIHDAAPSAARPQDGQAGPTDVLIVGAGFAGLYMLHAIRTLGLSAVLLEAGDGVGGTWHHNRYPGARCDVDSIDYSYSFDPAIRAEWTWSERYPSAPEIRRYLEFVADRLGLRRDIRLSTRVRAAEFDEHAESWSVTADDGRTWRARWLVFATGSLSQANAPDFPGASEYRGRLLHTADWPRDADLRGRRVGVIGTGSSGVQAIPVLAEEAEHLVVFQRTPGFVVPARNHPLSPDETAAIEADYATRRQALRESFGGWHLPPSSGPAADVPHGERLAELERRWSIGGLCLQSAFSDVMTDPAANEQVARFVRDRIRDTVHDPSTAETLCPTGYPLGAKRLCVGTDYYETYNRGNVDLVDLRATPLETFTPGGIRTSAQEYALDAVVLATGFDAMTGALDRIDIRGRGGRRLRDEWAAGPRSYLGLSVAGFPNMFVLAGPGSPSVMSNVVVSIEQHVEWVRDLLAHLADTGTGTVEATAEAQDRWVELGNQIASATLYPSADSWYMGANVPGKPRVFMPFLGGVGTYRGICDGVAADGYKGFTLG, from the coding sequence ATGACCATCCACGACGCCGCGCCGTCCGCCGCCCGGCCTCAGGACGGCCAAGCCGGGCCCACCGACGTGCTCATCGTCGGCGCCGGATTCGCCGGGCTCTACATGCTGCACGCCATCCGCACGCTGGGACTGAGTGCCGTGCTGCTCGAGGCCGGCGACGGCGTGGGCGGCACCTGGCACCACAACCGATACCCGGGCGCCCGGTGCGACGTGGACAGCATCGACTATTCCTACTCGTTCGACCCCGCCATCCGCGCCGAGTGGACCTGGTCCGAGCGGTATCCGTCCGCCCCCGAGATCCGGCGCTACCTGGAGTTCGTCGCGGACCGGCTGGGGCTTCGCCGGGACATCCGCCTGTCCACCCGGGTGCGCGCCGCCGAGTTCGACGAGCACGCGGAATCCTGGTCCGTCACAGCAGACGACGGGCGAACGTGGCGGGCCCGGTGGCTCGTCTTCGCCACCGGCAGCCTCTCGCAGGCGAACGCCCCGGACTTCCCGGGCGCGTCCGAGTACCGAGGCCGCCTGCTGCACACCGCCGACTGGCCCCGCGACGCGGACTTGCGCGGCCGGCGCGTCGGCGTCATCGGCACCGGATCCTCGGGGGTGCAGGCCATCCCGGTCCTCGCCGAGGAGGCCGAGCACCTGGTGGTGTTCCAGCGCACGCCCGGCTTCGTGGTGCCCGCGCGCAATCATCCCCTGAGCCCGGACGAGACCGCCGCAATCGAGGCCGACTACGCGACACGGCGTCAGGCGCTGCGCGAATCGTTCGGCGGCTGGCACCTGCCGCCGTCGTCGGGACCCGCCGCCGACGTGCCGCACGGCGAGCGCCTGGCCGAGCTGGAGCGCCGGTGGTCGATCGGCGGATTGTGCCTACAGTCGGCGTTCTCGGACGTGATGACCGACCCGGCCGCCAACGAGCAGGTGGCACGGTTCGTCCGGGACAGGATCCGGGACACCGTCCACGACCCGAGCACCGCGGAAACTCTGTGCCCCACCGGCTACCCGCTCGGTGCCAAGCGACTGTGCGTGGGCACCGACTACTACGAGACTTACAACCGCGGCAACGTGGACCTGGTGGACCTGCGCGCCACCCCGCTGGAAACATTCACGCCAGGCGGAATCCGCACCAGTGCACAGGAGTACGCACTGGACGCCGTTGTACTCGCCACCGGCTTCGACGCGATGACCGGGGCCCTGGACCGGATCGACATCCGCGGACGCGGCGGGCGCAGACTGCGCGACGAGTGGGCCGCCGGGCCCCGCAGCTACCTGGGGCTGTCGGTCGCGGGGTTCCCCAACATGTTCGTGCTCGCCGGCCCGGGCAGTCCGTCGGTGATGTCCAACGTGGTCGTCTCCATCGAACAGCACGTCGAGTGGGTCCGCGACCTGCTCGCACACCTGGCTGACACGGGCACCGGCACCGTCGAAGCGACCGCCGAGGCGCAGGACCGGTGGGTGGAGCTCGGCAATCAGATCGCCTCCGCGACCCTCTACCCGAGTGCCGACTCCTGGTACATGGGCGCCAACGTCCCCGGCAAGCCGCGCGTGTTCATGCCGTTCCTCGGCGGCGTCGGCACCTACCGGGGCATCTGCGACGGCGTGGCCGCCGACGGCTACAAGGGGTTCACGCTGGGCTGA
- a CDS encoding plasmid mobilization protein, which yields MTGIDEVLAGEGSAAERHEVPEPIPGDVTVHRPNLSRSSVVSVRVSAAELERLHTAAERAGLPLSTLMRVWALDRVESEDRGAGGDVGERLARLEREVFKRGA from the coding sequence ATGACGGGGATCGACGAAGTGCTCGCCGGCGAAGGCTCGGCGGCGGAGCGCCATGAGGTGCCGGAGCCGATACCTGGGGACGTGACTGTGCATCGTCCGAATCTCTCGAGGTCGAGCGTGGTGTCGGTGCGTGTGTCTGCTGCAGAACTCGAGCGCTTGCACACCGCCGCGGAGCGGGCGGGGCTGCCTCTGTCCACGCTCATGCGGGTGTGGGCTCTTGACAGGGTGGAATCGGAGGACCGGGGGGCGGGCGGAGATGTCGGTGAGCGGCTCGCGCGCTTGGAACGCGAGGTCTTCAAGCGAGGTGCGTAG
- a CDS encoding class I adenylate-forming enzyme family protein → MPTVPGTLRSTAARVPDREALVFGGLRYTYAELDAAVDRVAAVLVGDGLRKGDRLALMSPNTDRFVIAFYAAQRAGAVVVPVNPASTGPELDYLIRDSGAAVLVFAPEVAGAVRDAVAAGMPAGLRVDCTGDGGEYPDLFAAAEGRAAEPVEVGLAEDDDTEILYTSGTTGKPKGALFDHHRMMWETAAFIGGVGLRDGDRLLHVAPLYHSAELNLMLLPGVFVGATHIVHSGFDPVAVLDTIERERITMMFGVPTMYQFLMRVPGVQDRDLASWRTGMFGAAPMPASAVQQLVATFPGVEFMQLCGQTEAGPGGILARHDQVVARPETSGKEALINLECRVVRPDGTDVAVGEVGEMILRGVTVMKEYWNKPEQTAETIRDGWLHTGDLTLVDTDGCMTVVDRLKDMIITGGRNVYSVEVENAVAAHPSVVDCAVVARPHEEYGESIVAVVTLAEGAALDLGALREFCGQRIAHYKVPHDLVVLDAIPRNASGKILKREVRGMV, encoded by the coding sequence ATGCCCACGGTCCCCGGAACCCTGAGATCCACCGCCGCCCGCGTGCCCGATCGTGAGGCGCTGGTGTTCGGCGGCCTCCGCTACACCTACGCGGAGCTCGACGCGGCCGTCGACCGTGTCGCCGCCGTGCTGGTGGGGGACGGCCTCCGCAAGGGCGACCGGCTGGCGCTCATGTCGCCCAACACCGACAGGTTCGTCATCGCCTTCTACGCAGCCCAGCGCGCGGGCGCTGTGGTGGTGCCGGTCAACCCCGCCTCCACGGGGCCTGAGCTGGACTACCTGATCCGCGACTCGGGTGCCGCGGTGCTGGTTTTCGCGCCGGAGGTGGCGGGTGCGGTGCGCGACGCGGTCGCCGCCGGGATGCCCGCGGGCCTGCGGGTCGACTGCACGGGCGACGGCGGCGAGTATCCCGACCTGTTCGCGGCGGCGGAGGGGAGGGCCGCGGAGCCGGTCGAGGTGGGACTCGCCGAGGACGACGACACCGAGATCCTCTACACCTCCGGCACCACCGGCAAGCCGAAGGGCGCGCTGTTCGACCACCACCGGATGATGTGGGAGACGGCCGCATTCATCGGGGGCGTCGGCCTGCGCGATGGCGACCGGCTGCTGCACGTGGCGCCGCTCTACCACTCTGCCGAGCTCAACCTGATGCTGCTGCCCGGCGTGTTCGTGGGCGCCACGCACATCGTGCACAGCGGATTCGACCCGGTAGCGGTGCTCGACACCATCGAGCGCGAGCGCATCACGATGATGTTCGGGGTGCCCACCATGTACCAGTTCCTCATGCGCGTGCCCGGCGTGCAGGATCGGGACCTGGCGTCCTGGCGCACCGGCATGTTCGGGGCCGCGCCCATGCCGGCATCCGCGGTGCAACAGCTGGTGGCCACCTTCCCGGGCGTCGAGTTCATGCAGCTGTGCGGGCAGACGGAGGCCGGGCCGGGCGGAATCCTCGCCAGGCACGATCAGGTGGTGGCGCGGCCGGAGACCAGCGGCAAGGAGGCGCTGATCAACCTGGAATGCCGGGTGGTCCGACCCGACGGCACCGACGTGGCTGTCGGCGAGGTCGGCGAGATGATCCTGCGTGGCGTGACGGTGATGAAGGAGTACTGGAACAAGCCGGAACAGACGGCCGAGACGATCCGCGACGGCTGGCTGCACACCGGCGACCTCACCCTGGTGGACACCGACGGCTGCATGACGGTGGTCGACCGGCTCAAGGACATGATCATCACCGGCGGTCGCAACGTGTACTCGGTGGAGGTGGAGAACGCCGTGGCCGCGCACCCGTCCGTCGTCGACTGTGCCGTGGTGGCCCGCCCGCACGAGGAGTACGGCGAGTCGATCGTGGCGGTCGTGACCCTCGCCGAGGGGGCGGCCCTGGACCTGGGCGCGCTGCGTGAGTTCTGCGGGCAGCGGATCGCGCACTACAAGGTGCCGCATGACCTGGTGGTGCTCGACGCCATCCCGCGCAACGCCTCGGGGAAGATCCTCAAACGCGAGGTTCGCGGGATGGTGTGA
- a CDS encoding cobyric acid synthase: MTGRALLVAGTASDAGKTVVTTGICRALARRGISVAPYKAQNMSNNSMVVAGGAAGAAPGGCAEIGRAQWIQAVAAGAVPEPAMNPVLLKPGSDLRSHVVVMGEPAGALEAGEFASGREHLARAAFDALDDLRSRYDVVVCEGAGSAAEINLRVHDYVNMGLARRAGMPTLVVGDIDRGGVFASMAGTLALLSPEDQQLVRGFVVNRFRGDAGLLRPGLDELERRTGRPVLGVLPWLRGLWLDSEDSLALGARRFDDEAVEPGADVLTVAVVMLPRISNFTDVDALCLEPGVRVRYVDDPRALAGADAVVLPGTRATVGDLAWLRGRGLDGAIVEHAADGGAVLGICGGFQMLGREIRDPVGVEGPAGVRVPGLGLLDAVTEFGAGKVLGLPRGTALGVAASGYEIHHGRVTVGSGAGFLGGVRDGLVFGTMWHGALEGDGLRSAWLRAVAHARGRSIDVGNVGFAAARENRLDRLADLVDEHMDVDALLAMLDGGPALPTVRLTLEQPR; the protein is encoded by the coding sequence GTGACCGGCCGGGCCCTGCTGGTGGCGGGCACCGCCTCGGACGCGGGAAAGACGGTGGTGACCACCGGGATCTGCCGGGCGCTCGCCCGCCGCGGCATCTCCGTCGCGCCGTACAAGGCGCAGAACATGTCGAACAACTCGATGGTCGTCGCGGGCGGGGCCGCCGGCGCTGCTCCGGGGGGCTGCGCGGAGATCGGCCGGGCCCAGTGGATCCAGGCGGTCGCCGCGGGCGCGGTGCCGGAGCCGGCGATGAACCCGGTATTGCTCAAGCCGGGCAGCGACCTCCGCAGCCACGTGGTGGTGATGGGCGAGCCGGCCGGCGCGCTCGAGGCGGGCGAGTTCGCGTCCGGACGGGAACACTTGGCCCGCGCGGCATTCGACGCGCTGGACGACCTGCGTTCCCGCTACGACGTGGTGGTGTGCGAAGGGGCGGGGAGCGCGGCGGAGATCAACCTGCGTGTGCATGACTACGTCAACATGGGCCTCGCCCGCCGCGCCGGGATGCCGACGCTCGTCGTCGGCGACATCGACCGCGGCGGCGTCTTCGCATCCATGGCGGGCACGCTGGCGCTGCTCTCGCCCGAGGACCAGCAGCTGGTGCGCGGGTTCGTCGTCAACCGGTTCCGCGGCGACGCCGGCCTGCTGCGCCCGGGGCTCGACGAGCTGGAACGCCGCACCGGCCGCCCCGTGCTGGGGGTGCTCCCGTGGCTGCGCGGGCTGTGGCTGGACTCGGAGGACTCGCTGGCCTTGGGCGCCAGGCGGTTCGACGACGAGGCCGTGGAACCCGGCGCCGACGTCCTCACCGTGGCAGTGGTGATGCTGCCGCGCATCTCCAACTTCACCGACGTCGACGCGCTGTGCCTGGAGCCGGGCGTGCGGGTGCGGTACGTCGACGATCCGCGTGCGCTTGCGGGCGCCGACGCGGTGGTGCTGCCGGGCACGCGGGCGACCGTCGGCGACCTGGCCTGGCTGCGCGGGCGGGGCCTGGACGGCGCGATCGTGGAGCACGCAGCGGACGGGGGTGCCGTGCTGGGGATCTGCGGGGGATTCCAGATGCTGGGCCGCGAGATCCGCGATCCCGTTGGCGTCGAAGGTCCTGCGGGCGTGCGTGTCCCGGGACTGGGGCTGCTCGACGCGGTCACCGAGTTCGGCGCCGGCAAGGTGCTGGGCCTGCCGCGGGGAACCGCGCTGGGCGTCGCGGCGTCGGGCTACGAGATCCACCACGGGCGCGTGACAGTGGGGTCCGGCGCCGGGTTCCTGGGCGGGGTCCGCGACGGGCTCGTGTTCGGCACCATGTGGCACGGGGCCCTGGAGGGCGACGGCCTGCGGTCCGCGTGGCTGCGCGCGGTGGCGCACGCGCGGGGCAGGTCCATCGACGTGGGAAACGTGGGATTCGCGGCGGCGAGGGAGAACCGCCTGGACCGGCTTGCGGACCTGGTCGACGAGCACATGGACGTGGACGCGCTGCTGGCGATGCTCGACGGCGGGCCCGCGCTGCCGACCGTCCGCCTCACGCTGGAGCAGCCCCGGTGA
- a CDS encoding siderophore-interacting protein produces the protein MAHSTTASDTRLAARPVAGEHRIIPVSVTANESLAENVRRLTFTAPAFADYRLTGPDEYFGLLMPRDGREFRWFDPDAAANIRAAVTALAPEEQPELRWYTIRSLDPVAATIDVDVVTHGDDGPGSRWVLRAAPGDTAGVYTSSGIWWRPDAHRLLVADATAVPALRSVLEFLAAHHPGELQSTHVLALAASDAELEPGLVAQWGHRLGTLELVYAPEDRQCAETARILREWTREGHPAARVPYVWACGEADLAKAARTMAVKTWGLDVEAANWATYWIRGRARP, from the coding sequence ATGGCCCACAGCACCACAGCCTCCGACACGCGCCTCGCCGCTCGGCCGGTCGCCGGGGAGCACCGCATCATCCCGGTCAGCGTCACCGCGAACGAGAGCCTGGCGGAGAACGTCCGGCGCCTGACGTTCACGGCGCCCGCGTTCGCCGACTACCGCCTCACCGGCCCCGACGAGTACTTCGGCCTGCTGATGCCGCGCGACGGCCGGGAGTTCCGGTGGTTCGACCCCGACGCGGCCGCCAACATTCGCGCCGCCGTCACCGCGCTCGCCCCGGAAGAGCAGCCCGAGCTGCGCTGGTACACGATCCGCAGCCTCGACCCGGTGGCCGCGACCATCGACGTGGACGTGGTGACGCACGGCGACGACGGGCCCGGGTCGCGCTGGGTGCTGCGCGCGGCGCCGGGGGACACCGCGGGGGTGTACACGTCCAGCGGCATCTGGTGGCGCCCCGACGCGCACCGGCTGCTGGTGGCCGATGCGACGGCCGTGCCGGCGCTGCGGTCGGTGCTCGAGTTCCTCGCCGCGCACCACCCCGGAGAGCTGCAGTCGACGCACGTGCTCGCGCTCGCCGCGTCGGACGCGGAGCTGGAGCCGGGCCTGGTCGCGCAGTGGGGGCACCGGCTGGGCACCCTCGAGCTGGTGTACGCCCCCGAGGATCGCCAGTGCGCCGAGACCGCGCGGATCCTGCGGGAGTGGACCCGCGAAGGGCATCCCGCCGCGCGCGTGCCGTACGTGTGGGCGTGCGGGGAGGCGGACCTGGCCAAGGCCGCGCGCACGATGGCCGTCAAGACCTGGGGGCTCGACGTGGAGGCGGCCAACTGGGCGACCTATTGGATCCGGGGGCGGGCGCGCCCCTGA
- a CDS encoding ABC transporter substrate-binding protein — translation MRKSVGRSPRLGRRGLLGAVAVLSAVALTLGGCSRGGDADTADAAAGTQQSGDDQRIAALGLGDTDTLLALGITPVAIAPWGAQGDVAESGVGPWAQDALGDARPPLIFNTASGFTADIVENVAAANPTQIIAVNNAVNEQAKADLERIAPVTVHPPEYKDWQVPWKEQVTTIADAVGKPDQGQELIEQAEASLAGFRESHPELQGKKAAVVMPYAGKLGLYTEGDGRGAMIEKLGFTIPDQLQATSDGTFYKDIAPENYRDLDVLDYLFVLDYEGAADAVRDSPIFQGLDLVKQDKVYYLDQATGNAMSMPNPLTIPYAVDAIDQQL, via the coding sequence ATGCGAAAATCAGTGGGACGATCCCCCCGCCTCGGACGACGCGGACTCCTCGGCGCCGTCGCGGTGCTGTCCGCCGTGGCCCTGACGCTCGGCGGCTGCTCGCGCGGCGGCGACGCGGACACCGCCGATGCAGCAGCCGGAACCCAGCAGTCCGGCGACGACCAGCGCATCGCCGCGCTCGGCCTGGGCGACACCGACACGCTGCTCGCCCTCGGCATCACCCCGGTGGCCATCGCGCCGTGGGGCGCGCAGGGCGACGTCGCGGAATCCGGCGTGGGCCCGTGGGCGCAGGACGCGTTGGGCGACGCCCGCCCGCCGCTGATCTTCAACACCGCCAGCGGGTTCACCGCCGACATCGTCGAGAATGTCGCGGCCGCAAACCCGACGCAGATCATCGCCGTCAACAACGCCGTGAACGAGCAGGCGAAGGCGGACCTCGAGCGCATCGCGCCGGTCACCGTGCATCCGCCGGAGTACAAGGACTGGCAGGTGCCGTGGAAGGAGCAGGTCACCACCATCGCCGACGCCGTCGGCAAGCCCGACCAGGGGCAGGAGCTCATCGAGCAGGCCGAGGCGAGCCTTGCCGGATTCCGCGAGTCGCACCCGGAGCTGCAGGGCAAGAAGGCCGCCGTGGTGATGCCCTACGCCGGCAAGCTCGGCCTCTACACCGAGGGCGACGGCCGCGGCGCGATGATCGAGAAGCTCGGGTTCACCATCCCGGACCAGCTGCAGGCCACCTCCGACGGCACCTTCTACAAGGACATCGCGCCGGAGAACTACCGCGACCTCGACGTGCTGGACTACCTGTTCGTCCTCGACTACGAAGGCGCCGCCGACGCGGTCCGCGACAGCCCGATCTTCCAGGGGCTCGACCTGGTCAAGCAGGACAAGGTGTACTACCTGGACCAGGCCACCGGCAACGCGATGAGCATGCCGAACCCGCTGACCATCCCGTACGCCGTCGACGCGATCGACCAGCAGTTGTGA
- a CDS encoding FecCD family ABC transporter permease has product MSAPVRGRSRRATVILVVAVAGVLAGCVLSIVVGARPTSPVDAFSALFAGPDGGAADSDLSQVVWQLRVPRTLLALAAGAALAVSGAFAQAWTRNPLADPGIIGITAGAAFAVAVGTTLGVVALGSQALLALAGAGAVALVVLAVSRRTSDPLTLLLVGFGMAAALHAATTLLALQDSSVLDGMRQWIVGSTVGRDGGDLAIAAVGLAVGLLIAAVAARPMDLLAMGESTAVGLGGSPHTTRTLTALAVVILAGSATAAVGPIAFVGFAAPHIVRRFTGPSLSRMLIPTALAGAAITLIADVLGRVVARPGEVEVSVVLAVIGAPLLILSVARMRRGRPGAFA; this is encoded by the coding sequence GTGAGCGCACCGGTCCGCGGACGCAGCCGCCGGGCGACGGTGATCCTCGTGGTCGCCGTCGCCGGGGTGCTCGCGGGCTGTGTGCTTTCCATCGTCGTCGGCGCCCGGCCGACCTCCCCCGTCGACGCCTTCTCCGCGCTGTTCGCCGGCCCGGACGGAGGAGCCGCCGACAGCGACCTGTCGCAGGTGGTGTGGCAGCTGCGGGTGCCGCGCACGCTTCTCGCGCTCGCCGCCGGCGCCGCGCTGGCGGTCTCCGGCGCGTTCGCGCAGGCATGGACCCGCAATCCGCTGGCCGACCCGGGCATCATCGGCATCACCGCCGGCGCGGCCTTCGCCGTCGCCGTCGGCACCACGCTCGGGGTCGTCGCACTCGGCAGCCAGGCGCTCCTCGCCCTCGCCGGGGCGGGCGCTGTGGCCCTCGTGGTGCTCGCCGTCTCCCGCCGCACATCGGACCCGTTGACGCTGCTGCTCGTCGGGTTCGGCATGGCGGCCGCGTTGCATGCGGCGACGACGTTGCTGGCTCTGCAGGATTCGTCGGTCCTCGACGGGATGCGCCAGTGGATAGTCGGCTCCACCGTGGGACGTGACGGGGGCGACCTGGCGATCGCCGCCGTCGGCCTCGCCGTCGGCCTGCTGATCGCGGCCGTGGCGGCGCGACCGATGGACCTGCTGGCGATGGGCGAGTCCACCGCGGTCGGCCTCGGCGGGTCGCCCCACACCACGCGGACGCTCACCGCCCTGGCCGTCGTGATCCTCGCGGGCAGCGCGACGGCGGCCGTCGGCCCCATCGCCTTCGTCGGCTTCGCCGCGCCGCACATCGTGCGCCGCTTCACCGGCCCGTCGCTGAGCCGGATGCTGATTCCCACCGCCCTCGCCGGCGCCGCCATCACGCTGATCGCCGACGTGCTCGGCCGCGTCGTCGCGCGCCCCGGCGAGGTGGAGGTCTCGGTGGTGCTCGCCGTCATCGGGGCGCCGCTGCTCATCCTCTCCGTGGCACGCATGCGCAGAGGCAGGCCGGGGGCCTTCGCATGA
- a CDS encoding FecCD family ABC transporter permease produces the protein MTSTTDVRATGVGTDPGAPHAGHVGRSRTARARRLRLISVFAGLVAVTAAGYLMLLATGPVQLTPAQVLAALTGGGTDRTISIVWDLRLPVAIATVAVGAALGLAGAWTQTMSRNPIASPDVLGITGGASVAVVAGTVVARPAFSEDVSTFWWRAAMALVGAAVIVGLLLLFGGFGSSRRVVVIGFALSLLCSSLVSYLLLRADLTRATEAQTWLAGSTGLVRADALIPLSVGLLVFTALGAVVSRDLPLLAHDDATAAALGVRVNRVRMVLLVASTGLAAVTVAVVGPIGFVALVAPQLVRLLTERPTPPPATSAVGGAAVITLCALVAEALPFTAPVGLITAVVGGPVLIALVLGSSRRARRSTP, from the coding sequence ATGACGAGCACTACAGACGTGCGCGCGACCGGCGTCGGGACGGATCCCGGAGCGCCGCACGCAGGCCACGTGGGCCGCAGCCGCACCGCCCGGGCCCGGCGGCTGCGCCTGATCTCCGTCTTCGCCGGGCTGGTCGCCGTCACCGCGGCCGGCTACCTGATGCTCCTCGCCACCGGCCCCGTCCAGCTGACGCCGGCCCAGGTGCTCGCCGCGCTGACCGGCGGCGGCACCGACCGGACCATCAGCATCGTCTGGGACCTGCGGCTGCCGGTGGCCATCGCCACCGTGGCGGTGGGCGCCGCGCTGGGGCTCGCGGGGGCGTGGACGCAGACGATGTCCCGCAACCCCATCGCCTCGCCCGACGTCCTCGGCATCACCGGCGGCGCGTCGGTGGCCGTCGTCGCCGGGACCGTCGTCGCGCGGCCGGCGTTCTCCGAGGACGTCTCCACCTTCTGGTGGCGGGCCGCGATGGCGCTCGTCGGCGCGGCCGTGATCGTCGGACTGCTGCTGCTCTTCGGCGGCTTCGGCTCGTCGCGCCGCGTCGTCGTCATCGGATTCGCGCTCAGCCTGCTGTGCAGCAGCCTCGTCAGCTATCTGCTGCTGCGCGCCGACCTCACGCGCGCGACGGAGGCGCAGACGTGGCTTGCCGGGTCGACGGGGCTGGTGCGGGCCGACGCCCTGATCCCGTTGTCGGTGGGCCTGCTCGTGTTCACCGCCTTGGGCGCCGTCGTCTCCCGCGACCTGCCGCTGCTCGCGCACGACGACGCGACCGCCGCGGCCCTCGGCGTCCGGGTGAACCGGGTGCGGATGGTGCTGCTGGTGGCGTCGACGGGGCTCGCGGCGGTGACCGTGGCCGTCGTCGGCCCCATCGGCTTCGTCGCGCTCGTCGCCCCGCAGCTGGTCCGGCTGCTCACCGAGCGCCCCACTCCCCCGCCCGCGACGTCGGCCGTCGGCGGCGCCGCGGTGATCACGCTGTGCGCGCTGGTCGCCGAGGCACTGCCGTTCACCGCGCCCGTCGGGCTGATCACCGCGGTCGTCGGCGGCCCCGTGCTGATCGCGCTCGTCCTCGGCTCGTCGCGGCGTGCGAGGCGGTCGACGCCCTGA
- a CDS encoding ABC transporter ATP-binding protein, with amino-acid sequence MQTQRQQQAPAGTVGPAVTVEDVRAGYGPAPDVVDAVSLTARPGETTTLLGPNGCGKSTLLKTMSRQLSPRAGRVLIGDADVHGMAARHAARTVAVLPQNPVAPEGITVGELVARGRHPHRPWWRGETAADSAAIDAALEETSTTALVDRDMATLSGGQRQRVWLAMVLAQDTPVILLDEPTTYLDPAHAVEMLELVRGLARRGRTVVMVLHDLMLAGAYSDRIIVLGQGRILGSGTPRQALTPDTLAQTYRLRADVLDDPRGTVPIIVPRGTC; translated from the coding sequence ATGCAGACCCAGCGACAACAACAGGCCCCGGCCGGCACCGTCGGCCCGGCGGTCACCGTCGAGGACGTGCGGGCCGGCTACGGTCCCGCGCCCGACGTTGTCGACGCCGTCAGCCTCACCGCCAGGCCGGGCGAGACGACGACCCTGCTGGGGCCGAACGGGTGCGGAAAGTCCACGCTGCTCAAGACGATGAGCCGGCAGCTGAGCCCCCGGGCCGGCCGGGTGCTCATCGGCGACGCGGACGTCCACGGCATGGCGGCCCGGCACGCCGCGCGCACCGTCGCCGTCCTGCCGCAGAACCCGGTGGCGCCCGAGGGAATCACCGTGGGCGAGCTGGTGGCGCGCGGACGGCACCCGCACCGGCCCTGGTGGCGCGGCGAGACCGCGGCCGACTCCGCCGCCATCGACGCCGCGCTCGAGGAGACGTCCACGACCGCGCTCGTCGACCGCGACATGGCGACGCTGTCCGGCGGCCAGCGCCAACGGGTATGGCTGGCGATGGTGCTCGCCCAGGACACCCCGGTGATCCTGCTGGACGAGCCCACCACCTACCTCGACCCGGCACATGCCGTCGAGATGCTCGAGCTGGTGCGGGGCCTCGCCCGCCGCGGCCGCACCGTCGTCATGGTTCTGCACGACCTGATGCTGGCGGGCGCGTATTCGGACCGGATCATCGTGCTCGGGCAGGGCCGGATCCTCGGCTCCGGCACCCCGCGGCAGGCGCTGACCCCGGACACGCTGGCGCAGACCTACCGGCTGCGGGCCGACGTCCTCGACGACCCCCGGGGCACGGTCCCCATCATCGTGCCGCGCGGAACCTGCTGA